The Arcobacter sp. LA11 genome includes a region encoding these proteins:
- a CDS encoding SDR family NAD(P)-dependent oxidoreductase yields the protein MQNILITGCSTGIGLQTAKTLKKNGIKVYASARKEEDVQMLKELGFNTFLLDVTKPEHISEALEQIIKNDAKIDAVFNNAGFGQPGALEDIKTDVLREQFETNVFGLHELTRQVLPIMRKQGYGKIIQHSSVLGIISLRFRGAYNASKYAIEGLADTLRLELANTKISISTINTGPVTSKFRDNAVKKFQQNVDQENSAYKKEYDTQLNARLESDKDNTPFNLPATSVADVIQNIMNTDNPKPRYYVTKATYILGFFKRILSTSLLDKILQKI from the coding sequence ATGCAAAATATTTTAATAACAGGATGTTCAACTGGTATTGGACTTCAAACAGCAAAAACACTTAAGAAAAATGGAATAAAAGTATACGCAAGTGCTAGAAAAGAAGAAGATGTACAAATGCTAAAAGAGCTAGGATTTAACACTTTTTTATTAGATGTTACAAAGCCTGAGCATATAAGTGAAGCCCTTGAACAAATCATAAAAAATGATGCCAAAATAGATGCAGTTTTTAACAACGCAGGTTTTGGACAACCAGGAGCACTAGAAGATATAAAAACAGATGTTTTAAGAGAACAATTTGAAACAAATGTTTTTGGATTACATGAACTTACACGTCAAGTTTTACCTATAATGAGAAAACAAGGTTATGGAAAAATCATTCAACACTCTTCAGTTTTAGGAATCATAAGTTTAAGATTTAGAGGTGCTTATAACGCTTCAAAATATGCAATAGAGGGCTTAGCAGATACACTAAGACTAGAACTAGCAAATACAAAAATTTCTATAAGCACAATAAATACAGGTCCAGTAACTTCAAAATTTAGAGATAATGCAGTTAAAAAATTTCAACAAAATGTTGACCAAGAAAATTCTGCATATAAAAAAGAGTATGATACACAATTAAATGCAAGACTAGAAAGCGATAAAGATAACACACCTTTCAATCTTCCAGCAACCTCAGTTGCAGATGTGATTCAAAATATCATGAATACAGATAATCCAAAACCAAGATATTATGTAACAAAAGCTACATATATCTTAGGATTTTTCAAACGAATTTTATCAACATCACTTTTAGATAAAATCTTACAAAAGATATAA
- a CDS encoding Na+/H+ antiporter NhaC family protein, whose amino-acid sequence MNKFLKTFLLIAVLPIAIFAADAKANSLTYGAFTLLPPLVAIVLAFITRNVVFSLFMGIFTGTFMVNVSGSNIFASFFNAFIDMSGKMVGSLADSWNAGIVLQVLTIGGMIAVITKMGGPRAIAEKLATKAKGQRSAQLYTWIMGFFIFFDDYANSLVVGPIMKPVTDKLKIAREKLAFIIDATAAPIAGLALISTWVGYELSLIKDAYTVIGQPEINAFSIFVETLPYRFYNILMLAFVFFSAFTLREFGPMHKAAVRAHDKGQVTDPKTDSTLMNQENSFMMPKDGMKYSIYNAIVPIMVLIVVAFIGFYINGVSGLEGKVLEAVNADPYSFYAIREAFGAADASIVIFEAALLASLVAIGMGLQQKIFSLHEAIETWVYGVKALVITAVILILAWSLSAVMKEVGTANYLVTMLSDSTPQFILPTIIFILGSIISFSTGTSYGTMGILMPLTIPLANAVGLNTGLEGVDLHNYIVLNVGAVLTGAIFGDHCSPISDTSILSSMASSCNHMDHISTQLFYAIFVGIVAVVCGYLPAAFGVPVTVLLPIGLLVIFLVIRFYGKPYIKA is encoded by the coding sequence TTGAATAAGTTTCTAAAAACTTTTTTACTGATTGCAGTTCTTCCAATTGCAATATTTGCAGCTGATGCAAAAGCTAACTCTCTTACCTATGGTGCTTTTACACTTCTTCCTCCTTTGGTTGCTATTGTTTTAGCTTTTATAACAAGAAATGTTGTATTCTCATTATTTATGGGTATTTTTACAGGTACTTTTATGGTAAATGTTAGTGGTTCAAATATTTTTGCATCATTCTTCAACGCTTTCATTGATATGTCTGGAAAGATGGTTGGTTCTTTAGCTGATTCTTGGAATGCAGGTATTGTACTTCAAGTTTTAACAATCGGTGGTATGATTGCAGTTATTACAAAAATGGGTGGTCCTAGAGCTATTGCAGAAAAACTTGCAACAAAAGCAAAAGGTCAAAGGTCTGCACAGCTATATACTTGGATTATGGGATTTTTTATCTTCTTTGATGATTATGCAAATTCATTAGTTGTTGGTCCTATTATGAAACCTGTGACTGACAAGTTAAAAATTGCAAGAGAAAAACTAGCGTTTATTATTGATGCTACTGCTGCTCCTATTGCAGGACTTGCTTTGATTTCTACGTGGGTTGGATATGAGTTATCACTTATTAAAGATGCCTATACTGTTATAGGACAACCTGAGATAAATGCTTTTTCTATCTTTGTAGAGACACTTCCTTATAGATTTTATAATATCTTGATGTTAGCTTTTGTTTTCTTTTCTGCTTTTACGTTAAGAGAGTTTGGTCCTATGCATAAAGCAGCTGTAAGAGCTCATGATAAAGGACAAGTTACAGATCCTAAAACTGATAGTACTTTGATGAATCAAGAAAACTCTTTTATGATGCCAAAAGATGGAATGAAATATTCTATTTATAATGCAATTGTTCCTATCATGGTTCTAATTGTTGTAGCATTTATTGGATTTTATATAAATGGAGTTTCTGGATTAGAAGGAAAGGTTTTAGAAGCAGTAAATGCTGACCCTTATTCATTTTACGCTATTAGAGAAGCTTTTGGTGCTGCTGATGCTTCTATTGTGATATTTGAAGCTGCCTTGCTAGCTTCTTTAGTTGCTATTGGTATGGGATTACAACAAAAGATTTTTTCACTACATGAAGCTATTGAAACTTGGGTTTATGGTGTAAAAGCTTTAGTTATAACTGCTGTGATTTTAATCTTAGCTTGGTCTTTAAGTGCAGTTATGAAAGAAGTAGGTACTGCAAATTATCTTGTAACAATGCTTTCTGATAGTACACCTCAGTTTATTTTACCAACGATAATTTTTATACTTGGTTCTATTATCTCATTTTCTACTGGTACTTCATATGGAACGATGGGTATTTTGATGCCTCTTACTATTCCTTTAGCAAATGCAGTAGGTCTTAATACTGGACTTGAAGGTGTAGATTTACATAACTATATTGTTTTAAATGTAGGTGCAGTTTTAACTGGTGCAATATTTGGGGATCATTGTTCTCCTATATCTGATACATCTATTTTATCATCTATGGCTTCATCTTGTAATCATATGGACCATATCTCTACGCAGTTATTCTATGCAATATTTGTAGGTATTGTAGCTGTTGTTTGTGGATATTTACCTGCAGCCTTTGGTGTGCCTGTAACAGTTTTACTTCCTATTGGATTACTTGTTATATTCTTAGTTATAAGATTTTATGGAAAGCCTTATATCAAAGCTTAG
- a CDS encoding ABC transporter permease, which yields MIKIASIILFSLISLVFLMPFFYTVSPYELNPNLILTAPSLEHLFGTDRLGRDILARILQGGQTSLIIGLLSASISSLIGLFIGINAGYFKGNIDKGITILIDLFLTFPTFFLLLALVSYIQASSLVLIIVISITGWMGMARLIRSESFAIGNRPYIKILKLGDVPKTKIIFKYFAPLLAPIFLISFTFGVGGAILAESGLSFLGLGINPPEMSWGSLLSDGKDVIDIAWWVTFFPGLMIFIVTFCLMQISDFLQQKANSKEIQQT from the coding sequence ATGATTAAAATTGCCTCGATAATACTTTTTTCGCTGATTAGTTTAGTATTTTTGATGCCATTTTTTTATACAGTTTCACCATATGAACTTAACCCAAATCTTATTTTGACTGCTCCATCTTTAGAGCATCTGTTTGGTACTGATAGATTAGGTCGTGATATTTTAGCTAGAATTTTGCAAGGTGGTCAGACTTCACTTATAATTGGGCTTTTAAGTGCTAGTATATCGTCACTTATTGGACTTTTTATTGGTATAAATGCAGGTTATTTTAAAGGTAATATTGATAAGGGTATTACTATTTTGATTGATTTATTTTTGACTTTTCCAACTTTCTTTTTACTTTTAGCTCTTGTCTCTTATATACAAGCGTCATCTTTAGTTCTAATTATAGTGATTTCAATAACAGGCTGGATGGGAATGGCAAGACTTATTAGAAGTGAAAGTTTTGCAATAGGAAACAGACCTTATATAAAGATTTTAAAACTAGGTGATGTTCCTAAAACAAAAATCATATTTAAATATTTTGCTCCACTTTTAGCACCGATTTTTCTTATCTCTTTTACTTTTGGAGTAGGTGGTGCTATCTTAGCTGAATCTGGTTTATCTTTTCTTGGACTTGGTATAAATCCTCCTGAAATGTCATGGGGTAGTTTACTTAGTGATGGAAAAGATGTTATCGATATAGCATGGTGGGTAACATTTTTCCCTGGTCTTATGATTTTTATAGTTACATTTTGTCTTATGCAAATATCTGATTTCTTACAACAAAAAGCAAATTCAAAAGAGATACAACAAACTTAA
- the rsmD gene encoding 16S rRNA (guanine(966)-N(2))-methyltransferase RsmD, producing the protein MKINKPTTKIIAGKYKGKVLELPSLDVTRSSKSRLKESLFNVLQFDIIDKVFIEAFAGSGSIGLEAVSRDAKRAYFVELDRNSYKILTKNCSAVEPNKCQTMLGDTFVQTPSILDNLKNSKDELIVYIDPPFDYREGMDEIYEKSFDMVRNIENDNIYLLIIEHVSTLEIPEVLGKFSLNKTKKFGKSSLSYFNYSEE; encoded by the coding sequence ATGAAAATTAATAAACCAACTACAAAAATAATTGCAGGGAAATATAAAGGAAAAGTTTTAGAACTTCCTTCTTTAGATGTAACAAGAAGTTCAAAGTCAAGACTTAAAGAATCACTTTTTAACGTTTTACAATTTGATATTATAGATAAAGTATTTATAGAAGCTTTTGCAGGGAGTGGTAGTATAGGACTTGAAGCTGTTAGTCGTGATGCAAAAAGAGCTTATTTTGTAGAACTTGATAGAAATTCATATAAAATATTAACAAAAAACTGTAGTGCAGTTGAGCCAAATAAATGTCAAACTATGTTAGGTGACACCTTTGTTCAAACACCTTCAATTTTAGATAATCTAAAAAACTCTAAAGATGAGTTGATAGTATATATAGACCCACCTTTTGATTATAGAGAAGGAATGGATGAGATTTATGAAAAATCATTTGATATGGTAAGAAATATCGAGAATGACAATATTTATTTATTGATTATAGAGCATGTTTCAACTCTTGAAATTCCTGAAGTTCTAGGAAAATTTTCTTTAAATAAAACAAAGAAATTTGGTAAGAGTTCATTATCTTATTTTAACTATTCAGAAGAATAA
- a CDS encoding DUF4405 domain-containing protein has product MTTNKKREIATSFTTLTFLVIAISGVMMFFHISGMQVKALHNILGLVFVVAGIFHVIVNWKSMKNYFSKKVFISATIAISIVSAALIYASSNQGENPKMLIMQGMINTPVKNSFQVLNVKYEDAIKKLESKNIRVLDSKSINDIAKANQTSPYKIVKIITSK; this is encoded by the coding sequence ATGACAACAAATAAAAAAAGAGAAATTGCGACATCATTTACAACCCTCACATTCTTAGTAATAGCTATAAGCGGAGTTATGATGTTTTTCCATATATCTGGAATGCAAGTAAAAGCTTTACACAATATTTTAGGACTAGTATTCGTTGTAGCAGGAATATTTCACGTAATTGTAAATTGGAAAAGTATGAAAAACTATTTTTCAAAAAAAGTCTTTATTTCTGCAACAATAGCTATATCAATTGTAAGTGCTGCATTAATTTATGCAAGTTCAAACCAAGGGGAAAATCCAAAAATGCTTATCATGCAAGGTATGATTAATACTCCGGTTAAAAACTCTTTTCAAGTATTAAATGTAAAATATGAAGATGCAATAAAAAAACTAGAATCTAAAAATATAAGGGTACTAGATAGTAAAAGTATTAATGATATTGCAAAAGCTAATCAAACTAGTCCATATAAGATAGTAAAAATCATTACAAGTAAATAA
- a CDS encoding DUF2062 domain-containing protein — protein sequence MPRKQLKKVLPTHENIKEQRFLKIFGSFLHKREIWSLSRKRVVTGVLIGIFVAALPMPLQMILAAFLAILFNANLPISFILIFISNPITMPPLFYLEYQIGKLIIKPENPIEFNFESMYDNFGDIALSLWTGALVIGVFASVTCAIIVNFLWIYIVKKNRKESQIN from the coding sequence TTGCCAAGAAAACAACTAAAAAAAGTTTTACCAACACATGAAAATATAAAAGAACAAAGATTTTTAAAAATATTTGGAAGTTTTTTACACAAAAGAGAAATATGGAGTCTTTCTAGAAAAAGAGTAGTAACAGGTGTTCTTATAGGTATTTTTGTTGCCGCACTACCCATGCCACTACAGATGATACTAGCAGCTTTCTTAGCTATACTATTTAATGCAAACTTGCCTATAAGTTTTATACTTATTTTTATAAGTAATCCAATTACTATGCCACCACTTTTTTATTTAGAATATCAAATAGGAAAACTAATTATCAAACCTGAAAATCCTATAGAATTCAACTTTGAATCTATGTATGACAATTTTGGAGATATAGCTTTATCTCTTTGGACAGGAGCGCTAGTTATTGGTGTTTTTGCAAGTGTAACTTGTGCAATAATAGTAAACTTTTTATGGATTTATATAGTTAAAAAAAATAGAAAAGAGAGTCAAATAAATTAA
- the rny gene encoding ribonuclease Y, with amino-acid sequence MELVIVGVVVALVSIAVTIFVVKKINKAKFDIYIEQAKAKAKVIEHEAEVVLKDAQIKAKRDYDREFKAARREYDDMLSKIEKKEKELNHHLESELRIIKEQKTEIVEKNEKITTIKEGLKRQQKTYDEKIAKAIKVLENASGLTTDEARELMLEKVKEDSRATIASIFRKKYKVAEQESKDEINNMLSHAVTRYAGEFAAERLINNLPINDEETKGKIIGKEGRNIKALEMLLGVDIIIDDTPNTITISSFNLYRRAIATKTIQALLEDGRIQPARIEEIYNKVKTEFDKNMLKEGEDVVLELGIKSMHPELTKLVGRLRYRASYGQNALAHTLEVAHLAGLLAAQMGGDAILARRAGLLHDIGKALTHDMPGSHVHLGAEICRRYDEPDTVINGIYAHHGHEEPINVESSAVCAADALSAARPGARREVLESFLKRVEEVENISTSKTGVINAFAINAGREVRVIVKAELVNDDEAVLLATEIAQDIEKKVQYPGEIKVNVIRELRAQSYAR; translated from the coding sequence ATGGAATTAGTAATAGTAGGAGTTGTTGTTGCATTAGTAAGTATTGCAGTTACAATCTTCGTAGTAAAAAAAATCAATAAAGCCAAATTTGATATCTACATAGAACAAGCTAAAGCCAAAGCGAAAGTTATTGAGCATGAAGCCGAAGTTGTTTTAAAAGATGCGCAAATTAAAGCCAAAAGGGATTATGACAGAGAGTTTAAGGCTGCAAGACGAGAATATGATGATATGCTTTCTAAAATTGAGAAGAAAGAGAAGGAACTTAATCATCACCTAGAGTCAGAATTAAGAATAATCAAAGAACAAAAAACAGAAATTGTTGAAAAAAATGAAAAAATAACAACAATTAAAGAGGGTCTAAAAAGACAACAAAAAACATATGATGAAAAAATTGCAAAAGCAATTAAAGTATTAGAAAATGCTTCTGGTTTAACTACTGATGAAGCAAGAGAATTAATGCTAGAAAAAGTAAAAGAAGATTCAAGAGCTACAATTGCTTCAATCTTTAGAAAAAAATATAAAGTTGCAGAGCAAGAAAGTAAGGATGAGATTAACAATATGTTATCTCACGCAGTTACTAGATATGCAGGAGAATTTGCGGCTGAAAGACTTATCAATAATTTACCAATCAATGATGAAGAAACTAAAGGTAAAATTATTGGTAAAGAAGGGCGAAATATTAAAGCTCTTGAAATGTTATTAGGTGTTGATATTATTATTGATGATACTCCAAATACAATTACAATTTCATCTTTTAATTTATATAGAAGAGCAATTGCTACTAAAACAATTCAAGCACTTCTTGAAGATGGAAGAATTCAACCAGCTAGAATCGAAGAGATTTATAATAAAGTAAAAACAGAATTTGATAAAAATATGTTAAAAGAGGGTGAAGATGTAGTTCTAGAACTTGGAATTAAATCTATGCATCCAGAACTTACTAAATTAGTTGGAAGATTAAGATATAGAGCTTCTTATGGGCAAAATGCTTTAGCTCATACATTAGAAGTTGCCCATTTAGCTGGTTTATTAGCAGCACAAATGGGTGGAGATGCAATTTTAGCTAGACGTGCTGGATTATTACATGATATTGGGAAAGCACTTACTCACGATATGCCAGGTTCACATGTACACCTTGGCGCTGAAATCTGTAGAAGATATGATGAACCAGATACGGTTATAAATGGTATTTATGCACATCATGGACATGAAGAACCAATAAATGTAGAATCATCTGCTGTATGTGCTGCTGATGCATTAAGTGCAGCAAGACCAGGAGCTAGAAGAGAAGTGCTAGAAAGCTTCCTAAAAAGAGTTGAAGAAGTTGAAAATATTTCTACATCTAAAACTGGTGTTATCAACGCATTTGCAATTAATGCAGGACGTGAAGTAAGAGTAATCGTAAAAGCTGAGTTAGTAAATGATGATGAAGCAGTATTACTTGCAACTGAGATTGCACAAGATATTGAAAAGAAAGTTCAATATCCTGGTGAAATCAAAGTTAATGTTATACGTGAGTTAAGAGCTCAATCTTACGCAAGATAA
- a CDS encoding 5-formyltetrahydrofolate cyclo-ligase: MEENHKSDFRKSCIKRLEFSSRFSKLYKDKKTVKKLKRFIDRYKAKNILLYIPMGMEVDVLPLINNLRRERKNVYVPFMVEDSFKLVKYRLPLKTKRFGIKEPRNSFCIHKNIDLAIVPVVGIDGECKRIGFGRGMYDRFFYRLNYKPTVVFTQLTLCKTKETLTNQYDIQADYIITS, translated from the coding sequence ATGGAAGAAAATCACAAGAGTGATTTTAGAAAATCGTGTATTAAAAGATTAGAGTTTTCAAGCCGTTTTTCAAAGTTATACAAAGATAAAAAAACAGTAAAAAAATTAAAAAGATTTATAGATAGATATAAAGCAAAAAATATTTTGTTATATATTCCTATGGGTATGGAAGTTGATGTGCTTCCTTTGATAAATAACTTAAGAAGAGAACGTAAAAATGTTTATGTTCCTTTTATGGTTGAGGACAGTTTTAAATTAGTAAAGTATAGATTACCTTTAAAAACCAAAAGATTTGGTATAAAAGAGCCTAGAAACTCTTTTTGCATACATAAAAATATTGATCTTGCAATAGTTCCAGTAGTAGGGATTGATGGAGAGTGCAAGAGAATTGGTTTTGGTCGAGGAATGTATGATAGATTTTTTTACCGGTTAAATTATAAACCAACTGTTGTTTTTACTCAATTAACACTTTGCAAAACAAAAGAAACCCTAACTAATCAATACGATATTCAAGCCGATTACATAATTACAAGTTAA
- a CDS encoding TlpA disulfide reductase family protein: protein MQFKKIAFFVISATILFTGCDSKKEEEQEVKKEVVKKEQTKFKLTTTNNAIIDLEKTKDGIIFKGLEGKVVLLNFWATWCPPCRAEIPHLNNLKNKYKDTFEIVSLAMGEKDGNMTSVEKMNNFIEEYKINYPIANTKENFLVSKAMGEIKSIPTMFIINPMGKIVQKYVGVVPQEMMELDINRALGK, encoded by the coding sequence ATGCAGTTTAAAAAGATAGCATTTTTTGTAATTTCTGCAACTATACTATTTACGGGATGTGATTCTAAAAAAGAAGAAGAACAAGAAGTAAAAAAAGAAGTTGTAAAAAAAGAGCAAACAAAATTTAAATTAACTACTACAAACAATGCCATTATAGATTTAGAAAAAACTAAAGATGGAATTATATTTAAAGGATTAGAAGGAAAAGTTGTATTACTAAACTTTTGGGCAACATGGTGTCCTCCTTGTAGAGCAGAAATTCCTCATCTTAATAATTTAAAAAATAAATATAAAGATACTTTTGAAATAGTTTCACTAGCTATGGGTGAAAAAGACGGTAATATGACTTCTGTTGAAAAAATGAATAACTTTATAGAAGAGTATAAAATCAATTATCCTATTGCAAATACAAAAGAAAACTTTTTAGTTTCAAAAGCTATGGGCGAAATAAAAAGTATTCCTACAATGTTTATAATTAACCCTATGGGAAAAATTGTTCAGAAATATGTTGGTGTAGTTCCTCAAGAGATGATGGAACTTGATATAAACAGAGCTTTAGGGAAATAA
- the ftsY gene encoding signal recognition particle-docking protein FtsY, with amino-acid sequence MFSFFKKKEEENLKEKVEEVQEKQILEEKIEETTPDDINKEEEKEKATEKEIEPVEKVQEVTQEEKKSFFSRALSKTFDNIKSVVPQRKEKIAFDDIEELLIEADMEYEIIEKAMDGLPEEITRKQLRHRLVMLFEHAPDVDLSNLPKPFVRLIIGVNGAGKTTTIAKLANKTKKEGHSVILGAGDTFRAAAIEQLATWAGKLDVPIIKTKQGHDASAVAYDTISSAVAKNIDNVIIDTAGRLQTQTNLSNELKKIVKVCGKAMDGAPHQKLMILDGTQGNTAIAQAKAFNEMVGVDGIIVTKLDGTAKGGALFSISNQLELPIFFVGIGEKQDDLVEFSPDDFVDSLLDQIYTEEN; translated from the coding sequence ATGTTTAGTTTTTTTAAAAAGAAAGAAGAAGAAAATTTAAAAGAAAAAGTAGAAGAAGTCCAAGAAAAACAAATTCTTGAAGAAAAAATAGAAGAAACTACTCCTGATGATATAAATAAAGAGGAAGAAAAAGAAAAAGCTACTGAAAAAGAGATTGAACCAGTAGAGAAAGTTCAAGAAGTAACACAAGAAGAGAAAAAAAGTTTTTTCTCTAGAGCACTATCAAAAACTTTTGACAATATTAAATCAGTTGTTCCTCAAAGAAAAGAAAAAATCGCATTTGATGATATAGAAGAACTTTTGATAGAAGCAGATATGGAATATGAAATCATCGAAAAAGCGATGGATGGACTTCCAGAAGAAATTACAAGAAAACAATTAAGACATAGACTTGTTATGCTTTTTGAACATGCACCGGATGTTGACCTTTCAAATTTACCAAAACCATTTGTAAGACTTATTATTGGTGTAAATGGAGCTGGTAAAACTACAACTATTGCAAAACTTGCAAATAAAACAAAAAAAGAAGGTCATTCAGTTATCTTAGGAGCCGGAGATACATTTAGAGCTGCAGCAATTGAACAACTTGCAACTTGGGCAGGGAAACTTGATGTCCCAATTATTAAAACAAAACAAGGACATGATGCAAGTGCAGTTGCATATGATACTATTTCATCAGCAGTGGCAAAAAACATTGACAATGTTATCATTGACACAGCAGGACGTCTTCAAACACAAACAAACTTAAGTAATGAGCTTAAAAAGATTGTAAAAGTATGTGGAAAAGCGATGGATGGAGCACCTCATCAAAAACTTATGATTTTAGATGGAACACAAGGTAATACTGCAATTGCACAAGCTAAAGCATTTAATGAAATGGTTGGAGTTGATGGGATTATTGTTACAAAACTTGATGGAACTGCAAAAGGTGGAGCGCTATTCTCTATTTCTAACCAACTTGAACTTCCAATCTTTTTTGTAGGTATTGGAGAGAAACAAGATGATTTAGTTGAATTTAGTCCAGATGATTTTGTTGATTCTTTATTAGATCAAATTTATACAGAAGAAAATTAA
- a CDS encoding LysE family translocator — translation MNIDILLTFATISLLLVISPGPNGVLILKTVPLHGKKSAMNNVLGIFTATYLHGILSFFGLSAIILSSAELFMVIKILGALYLLFLGIKSFYSIIKKDEEVKEVLQEKIKKEKKRSHALSFMEGFLTQILNPKVSMFYLAAFPQLIDFKNAVFMDIFLLTSIHAMTMLVWFTLFILLLGKSSKAFESKIVKNLVQGLTGTVFLYFSYKILNVETSK, via the coding sequence ATGAATATAGATATATTATTAACTTTTGCAACAATCTCTTTACTTTTAGTTATTTCTCCAGGACCAAATGGTGTACTTATTCTAAAAACTGTTCCTCTTCATGGTAAAAAGAGTGCTATGAACAATGTTTTAGGAATATTCACAGCAACTTATTTACATGGAATATTATCCTTTTTTGGACTCTCTGCTATTATTCTAAGTTCTGCTGAACTTTTTATGGTTATCAAAATATTGGGTGCACTATATTTACTATTTTTAGGAATCAAATCATTTTATTCAATTATAAAAAAAGATGAAGAAGTAAAAGAAGTTTTACAAGAAAAAATAAAAAAAGAGAAAAAAAGAAGTCATGCCTTATCTTTCATGGAAGGTTTTTTAACACAGATATTAAATCCAAAAGTCTCAATGTTTTATCTAGCTGCCTTTCCTCAATTAATAGATTTTAAAAATGCAGTATTTATGGATATATTTTTATTAACTTCAATTCATGCAATGACAATGTTAGTATGGTTTACACTATTTATTCTTTTACTAGGAAAATCTTCAAAAGCGTTTGAATCAAAAATAGTTAAGAATCTTGTTCAGGGTCTAACAGGAACTGTATTTTTATATTTTAGTTATAAAATATTAAATGTAGAGACTTCAAAATAG
- a CDS encoding YqiA/YcfP family alpha/beta fold hydrolase: MILYIHGFGSSGHGGKASLFREYFEDEVIAPSLSYVPNLAIDTLEQIIEMLLEKDEKVGLVGSSLGGYYSIYLASKYNLKAVLINPAIYPYKTLDKIGMAMNYYDMSSFEVTAEHIQALKGLEVQEVLNQENFITLLQTDDEVLDYNDAVEKLPNSELVIEEGGNHSFENIESYFRKIGSFLS, translated from the coding sequence ATGATTTTATATATTCATGGTTTTGGAAGTAGTGGACATGGTGGAAAAGCTTCACTTTTTAGGGAATATTTTGAAGATGAAGTAATAGCTCCTTCCTTATCTTATGTACCAAATTTAGCTATTGATACTTTAGAACAAATTATTGAAATGTTACTTGAGAAAGATGAAAAAGTAGGATTAGTTGGTTCTTCTTTAGGTGGTTATTACTCTATTTATTTAGCTTCTAAATATAATTTAAAAGCAGTTTTGATAAATCCAGCCATATATCCATATAAGACCTTAGATAAAATTGGTATGGCAATGAACTATTATGATATGTCATCGTTTGAGGTTACAGCTGAGCATATACAAGCTTTAAAAGGTTTAGAAGTTCAAGAAGTTTTAAATCAAGAAAATTTTATCACTCTTTTACAAACTGATGATGAAGTTTTGGATTATAACGACGCAGTTGAAAAGTTACCAAATTCAGAATTAGTAATAGAAGAGGGTGGAAATCACTCTTTTGAAAACATAGAGAGCTATTTTAGAAAGATTGGTTCTTTTCTTTCATAA
- the tpx gene encoding thiol peroxidase: protein MATVIRKGQQVETIGNLQKIGEIAPSFILIKTDLNEFSLQDLKNKQIILNIFPSIDTPTCDASVREFNKKAASFEDVVVVCVSADLPFALGRFCGAEGIENVLVGSSFRSSFGKDYGVTFTTGLLTGLLSRAIVLIDKKGKITYTEQVSDTSYEPNYNKVLSFL, encoded by the coding sequence ATGGCGACTGTAATTCGGAAAGGTCAACAAGTTGAAACTATAGGAAATTTGCAAAAAATAGGAGAGATTGCACCAAGTTTTATTTTAATAAAGACTGATTTAAACGAATTCTCTCTTCAAGATTTGAAAAATAAACAAATAATACTTAATATCTTTCCTTCTATAGACACCCCTACTTGTGATGCTTCAGTTAGAGAGTTTAATAAAAAAGCTGCTTCTTTTGAAGATGTTGTAGTTGTTTGTGTTTCTGCAGATTTACCTTTTGCATTAGGTCGTTTTTGTGGAGCTGAAGGTATTGAAAATGTTTTGGTTGGTTCATCTTTTCGTTCATCATTTGGAAAAGATTACGGTGTGACATTTACTACTGGATTATTAACTGGACTTTTATCAAGAGCTATTGTTTTAATTGATAAAAAAGGAAAAATAACATATACAGAACAAGTTTCAGATACATCTTATGAACCAAATTACAATAAAGTATTATCTTTTTTATAA